TTACTTAACAACAGGTTTGGCAATCCGCTTCTGTTTCTTACCTCATCCAGCAAGCTTAGCACATTCTGACCAGGGCCATTCAATTCATTTAAAGCTTCTGCCCTCATCATCAAAACATCGGCATAACGAATAATTGGAACGTTATTGTAACCTGCATAATTATAATTATTAACGTGGGGGTATTTTAAGTTGTGGACCACTGTTGCAGCTACAGTATCTGGTGGGGTTCCACCTCTGCCGCCGAATGCCACTGGTACACTAATCCATCTGTTGGCTGTTTCTACTTTATAAAAACCAGTCAACAGATTTCTTCTTTGATCATTTTGCGCAAACGTAGCATAAAATTGTAACCTGATTGGCCAGTTACCCCAACCTTTATTGTAATCCCATGGTACAGAGTTGATTCCAAAACTGTTAGAAGTAATACCATAAGAACCACTCTCGCTGGAAGATTTTAAGACAAAGATAAATTCATTATCAGACCTGCTACCGGTACTGTAAAGAGAAGTTATGCCCCCCTCCGCAATAGTCCTAAGGTCATATCCCCCTGCAGTTATTACCTCAGCACACTTATCTGCAGCTTTTTGCCACTCTCTTCTCCTCATGTATAATCTGGCAAGCAAAGATTTCGCTGCTGCTTGTGTAGCTCGTGCAACTTCTGTTGTTCTAGCGCCTGAAGGAAGATTTACTTCAGCATAGGTCAGATCAGCAATAATTGCATTTTCTACATCAGCTAAAGGTGCGATCGGAGGATTTTCGTCCGCATCTGTATACTCGGCAGATGCTTTGATAATTAATGGAACACCACCCCAAATGGCTGTAAGATCATAATACGCCAATGCCCTAAGAAACTTTACTTCTCCTAAGTTTTCTCTTTTATGCTGATCTGTATCATGATTCCCTACATAATCTATCCGGTTAATTAATGCCTCTGCTTCATTGGTTCTGGACACCAAACGATAAATATCTGTCCACACACTGTTAATCGTTGCATTATTTGCGTCGTAAATGAGCTGGTCCAGGTTCACTTGCTGAGCAGAAGTAGCTCTTGAAGTTACGATATCTGTTGGATACTCATATAGTTGATACAACCTGCCTGCATAGTAACCATGACCACCGTTATTTAACGCAGCGTATGCACCACGAACAGCCTGCTCGGCATGCACTGGTTTGGTTAGCACATTTTCATCATAAGAAGAAAACGTTTCATCTTTTAACCCTTTCTCGCAACTTTGAAAAACCAAACCTGCCAAAAGCGAACCTATTATTACTGACTTATATATATTTTTCATAACTCTATTCCTTAAATTTATTAAAAAGTTATTTTGGTTCCTAATGTGTACATTCTGCTTACCGGATATGAATTAAAATCTATGCCCCGCGCAACATTTCTATTTTGTGCCGTATTAGTGGCCAGGTTTCCAACTTCGGGATCTAAACCAGAATAATTAGATATTGTAAACAGATTCTGAGCATTAACAAAGACGTTAAGATTAAAGATACCGATTTTTTTTAGTGCGTTAAACGGCAAATTGTAGCTCAAGGTAACATTCCTCAACCGTACAAAATCTGAACTTTCTACAAACCTGGAATTTACAAAACTGCCATGTGTAATCCCATAAAAACCTCTCCTGGGAATTGTTCCTGATGTATTTTGCGTACTCCATGTATCAGTGATCACCTCATTAAACACGTTACCCTGGGTAAGTGGGTTTAACATATCTACTTTTTGGGCATTAAATAACTTCCCTCCACTTTGGCCTTGAATAACAATATCCAGATTAAAATTCTTGTACGTGATATTATTTGTAAAACCGTAGGTTAATTTTGGAATACCTGTACCTAAAACTTGTCTGTCATCTGCGTTTAGAATGCCATCTCCGTTAAGATCTACGAATTTAGGATCTCCAGGAGCTGCGTTTCGATGTGTACTGGTTAACACAGGATCGCCTACCTGAATGATACCGTCGTAAACATATCCATAAATAGCGCCCAGAGGTTCTCCCTTTCTGATAATAAACGGACTTGCAAAACCGGCAGCCCCATCTGGACTAAAATTTCCTACAAAAATATCAGCATTGGTTCCTCCCATTTCTAATACTTCACTTTTGTTTGACGCAAAAGTAATCGTGCTATTCCATTTAAAATCACCCTTTACGATATTCTGGGTCTGTAAAGAAAGTTCAAACCCTCTGTTCTGTACTTTCCCACTGTTGCCAAATCTTGTCGTAAAACCAAGAGATGTAGGGATAGTTCTGTCTAATAAAAGGTCGTTGGTTTGCTTGTTATAATAGTCTGCTTCTATAATGATACGATTGGTGAAGAAACCTAATTCCAAACCTATGTCCAGGGCAGCTGTTTCTTCCCATTTCAAATTGGCATTTGAAAGCCTGGTAACACCTGTTCCAACTACACTGGTTAACCCATCAAAAGTATACCTGAACGCATTATTACTCGAAAAAGTAGCTAAAGAAATACCCGATTGTATACGGTCATTTCCTGTTATACCATAACTAAGTCTTGCCTTACCAGTAGAGAAAATGCCTAAATCCTGAATAAAATCTTCCTGATTAAAACGCCATGCAAAAGCTGCAGAAGGGAAATAACCTAATTTATTGTTTGCTCCAAAAACAGAGGAACCATCAATCCTATAGGTACCACTAAAAATGTATTTATCGTTAAAATCGTAGTCTACTCTACCAAACCAACCTTTTCTGATAATTCTGTTTTTTCCGGAATAGGCGCCAAAATCCTGCGCAGTGGCTAAATTGTTATAACCCAAATCATCACTACTAAAATTTGTAGCGGTTATACCTTCTTCAGAATAGCTGGTAAATTGATGATTATAGCCCAATAATACTGTAGCATTGTGTTTCTTACTTTTTATGCTGTAGGTAGCAGTAGGGTTAAAAATAAGATCGTGCTCTGCTATTTGAGTTACCGTTGCAATACCTTTACTGGCAGAGGCAAGAGGCACTGTAGAAGGAGCGAAATAAGAATTTTTAGTATTGTTGATATCGGCACCAAAATCTGATTGCAGTTTCAGATTTTTTATGGGTTCATATTGTAGAGAGAAATAACCATTGGTACGGTAATTTAGGTTCTCTCTATCCGTAGCCTGTACAAAATGTAAAGGATTTTGCGCATCAAGACTTGGCGCAACTCCAGAATCGTAAGTAGAGGCAGGATTCGCTTTTATCACCTGTTTAAGAAAACCATTAATAGAAGATGGTGCCAGGGGAAGATCATTTTGAACACCATAGTTACCAAACACCCTGGCCGTCATTTTAAACTTATCATTTATTCTATGATCGGCGTTAACCCTGGCTCCTATTCTCCTAAAATTAGAATGTACAATCACCCCTTCCTGATTCAAATAATCAAAACTAGAATAAACTGAGGTTTTATCCGATCCTCCAATAAAATTGATGGAATGATTTTCTACCTGTGCCAGTCTAAAAACCTCATCCTGCCAATCTGTCCCCAATAATCCTCTTTGCAAAGAGTCTAAACGTCCGGTTCCATAAGGAGGCTGGTTTCCATCCAACGCAGCAATTCTGTTTAGCCTTAAGGCATGATCGTAAGGCCCTACCAAATCATAACGATCTATTACATTTTGAAGACCGAAAGAGCTGTTTACATTTAATTTACTCGCTTTATTAGCGCCACTTTTGGTGGTGATCATAATTACCCCATTTGCGCCCCTGGCTCCATAAATAGAGGTAGAAGCTGCATCTTTTAAGATGGTCATGGAGGCAATATCATCTGGATTAAGTGTAAAACCAACACCCGAGTTAGTTGGGAAACCATCTATTACATACAAAGGTTCACTATCTGCATTTAAAGAGTTTGTTCCCCGAACACGTATAGATAAAGCAGCACCTGGCGTACCATTATTTTGACTTACCTGAACACCGGCAGCCCTACCTTGCAAAAGGTTAGCTACAGAAAGTGAAGATTTATTTAGATCTTCTGCGTTTAAAGTAACGGCCGAACCTGTAAAAGTGCTCTTATTTTTGCTTCCATACCCTACAACCAGTACCTCATTTAAAGCCTTCACATCTACAGCAAGACTTACACTATAACTAGTCCTGCTGTCTATTTTAACTTCCTGATTCAGATAGCCAATCATTCTAAACTCCAATACCGCACCCGCTGGAACTGTAATTTTGAAGGCACCGTTAGCATCAGTAGAGGTACTGTTTTTTGTACCCTTCTGGGTAACATATACGCCTGGCAACGTACTTTTATCGTCAGCAGCTGTTACAACTCCGCTTATTTGCTGTTGCGCATGCGCGGCAAATAAGCCAAAAGAATTGTTCAGAATAA
The Pedobacter sp. MC2016-14 DNA segment above includes these coding regions:
- a CDS encoding RagB/SusD family nutrient uptake outer membrane protein, which translates into the protein MKNIYKSVIIGSLLAGLVFQSCEKGLKDETFSSYDENVLTKPVHAEQAVRGAYAALNNGGHGYYAGRLYQLYEYPTDIVTSRATSAQQVNLDQLIYDANNATINSVWTDIYRLVSRTNEAEALINRIDYVGNHDTDQHKRENLGEVKFLRALAYYDLTAIWGGVPLIIKASAEYTDADENPPIAPLADVENAIIADLTYAEVNLPSGARTTEVARATQAAAKSLLARLYMRRREWQKAADKCAEVITAGGYDLRTIAEGGITSLYSTGSRSDNEFIFVLKSSSESGSYGITSNSFGINSVPWDYNKGWGNWPIRLQFYATFAQNDQRRNLLTGFYKVETANRWISVPVAFGGRGGTPPDTVAATVVHNLKYPHVNNYNYAGYNNVPIIRYADVLMMRAEALNELNGPGQNVLSLLDEVRNRSGLPNLLLSNFTTKEALRDFIFDERAKEFFMEGRRRDDLFRWGRSASNGTNHLLKFREKVRPTLTDQATYSDNVNYELYPYPLSEIQSNTSFGPQLNAGRVK
- a CDS encoding TonB-dependent receptor, giving the protein MMMNFYKTAIYQQTGKRYLMLLLGFFILNNSFGLFAAHAQQQISGVVTAADDKSTLPGVYVTQKGTKNSTSTDANGAFKITVPAGAVLEFRMIGYLNQEVKIDSRTSYSVSLAVDVKALNEVLVVGYGSKNKSTFTGSAVTLNAEDLNKSSLSVANLLQGRAAGVQVSQNNGTPGAALSIRVRGTNSLNADSEPLYVIDGFPTNSGVGFTLNPDDIASMTILKDAASTSIYGARGANGVIMITTKSGANKASKLNVNSSFGLQNVIDRYDLVGPYDHALRLNRIAALDGNQPPYGTGRLDSLQRGLLGTDWQDEVFRLAQVENHSINFIGGSDKTSVYSSFDYLNQEGVIVHSNFRRIGARVNADHRINDKFKMTARVFGNYGVQNDLPLAPSSINGFLKQVIKANPASTYDSGVAPSLDAQNPLHFVQATDRENLNYRTNGYFSLQYEPIKNLKLQSDFGADINNTKNSYFAPSTVPLASASKGIATVTQIAEHDLIFNPTATYSIKSKKHNATVLLGYNHQFTSYSEEGITATNFSSDDLGYNNLATAQDFGAYSGKNRIIRKGWFGRVDYDFNDKYIFSGTYRIDGSSVFGANNKLGYFPSAAFAWRFNQEDFIQDLGIFSTGKARLSYGITGNDRIQSGISLATFSSNNAFRYTFDGLTSVVGTGVTRLSNANLKWEETAALDIGLELGFFTNRIIIEADYYNKQTNDLLLDRTIPTSLGFTTRFGNSGKVQNRGFELSLQTQNIVKGDFKWNSTITFASNKSEVLEMGGTNADIFVGNFSPDGAAGFASPFIIRKGEPLGAIYGYVYDGIIQVGDPVLTSTHRNAAPGDPKFVDLNGDGILNADDRQVLGTGIPKLTYGFTNNITYKNFNLDIVIQGQSGGKLFNAQKVDMLNPLTQGNVFNEVITDTWSTQNTSGTIPRRGFYGITHGSFVNSRFVESSDFVRLRNVTLSYNLPFNALKKIGIFNLNVFVNAQNLFTISNYSGLDPEVGNLATNTAQNRNVARGIDFNSYPVSRMYTLGTKITF